CGGCAGCGGCGTGGCGTACCCCTCGCCGTCCAGCGCGACGCCGAGCGGCGCGCCGTCCGAGCCGAGCGGGGTGGCGGCGTTCAGCAGGGACGAGAAGCTGAGCTGCCAGCGCGAGTTCTCGTACTGCCGCATGAACGCCAGCAGGGCCGTGCGGCGGTCCCCGTGGGGGTCGCGCCGCTCCACCAGCGCGGCGAACCACAGGGGGAACCGGTCGAGCCGCGGCACCAGCAGCCGCGGCTCACCCCAGGTGTACCTCGGGGGTTTCAGGTCGGTGGACCTGAACTCGGTCACCATGATCGGCAACTGCGCGTCGCGCGTCTGGGCCAGCGCGTACGGCTCGTCGCCGGCGGCCCGCACCACGTCGTCGGTGGCCAGGATGGCGCGCACGGCCCGCGCCGCCTCCTTGAGCGTCACCGTGGGGGTCTCCCGCGCCGAGGCGCTCGCCTGCGGCGCCGGGGTCGCGGCCGGCGAGGGCCGCGCCGCGGGCCGGTCCGACGTACACGCGCCGGCCGCTCCGGCGAGCAGGATCGCCGCGAGCGCCGCACGCACGGTCCTGATCACGCTCGCTCGCCTTTCGAGAAGGGTCCCTGCCGCACGCCATGCTAGCCATCGCACGAGGAGGCTTCTGAATTCGCGTACTCTTGGCAGATGTGGCAGCCATCGATCCCGTAGAAGAGATCAACGAGCTTACCGGCACCCTGAAGGGCATTCAGGACGTGCTCGATCTCGACGCTATGCGCAAGCAGATCGCCGACCTGGAGGCGCAGGCCGCCGCACCCGATCTCTGGAACGACCCCGAGCAGGCGCAGAAGGTCACCAGCAAGCTGTCCCACCTGCAGGGTGAGCTCAACAAGGTCGAGGCGCTGGTGCGCCGCCTGGAGGACCTCCCGGTCCTGTTCGAGCTGGCCGAGGCCGAGGACGACGCCGACACGCGCGCCGAGGCCGACCGCGAGCTCACCTCGCTGCGCGGCGACATCAACGCGCTTGAGGTGCGCACCCTGCTGTCGGGGCCCTACGACGCGCGCGAGGCGCTGATCACCATCAACTCGCAGGCCGGCGGGGTGGACGCCGCCGACTGGGCCCAGATGCTCATGCGCATGTACCTGCGCTGGGCCGAGCGCAAGGGCTACTCCACCGAGGTGTACGACACCTCCTACGCCGAAGAGGCCGGCATCAAGTCGGCGACCTTCGTGGTGAAGGCCCCCTACGCCTACGGCACCCTGCGCGGCGAGCACGGCACCCACCGCCTGGTGCGCATCAGCCCGTTCGACAACCAGGGCCGCCGCCAGACGTCCTTCGCCGGCGTGGACGTCGTCCCCGTGGTCGAGCAGACCGACCACATCGACATCAACGAGGACGATCTGCGCATCGATGTGTACCGCTCCTCGGGCCCCGGCGGCCAGGGTGTCAACACCACCGACTCCGCGGTCCGCATCACCCACCTCCCCACCGGCATCGTGGTCTCCTGCCAGAACGAGCGTTCCCAGCTGCAGAACCGCGCATCGGCGATGGCCGTGCTCCAGGCCAAGCTGCTGGAGCGCAAGCGGCAGGAGGAGGCCGAGAAGATGTCCGAGCTGCGTGGCGAGACCACGACCTCCTGGGGCACGCAGATCCGCAACTACGTGCTGCACCCGTACCAGATCGTGAAGGATCTGCGCACGTCGGTCGAGGCGGGCAACCCGACCGCCGTGCTCGACGGCGACCTCGACGAGTTCATCGAGGGCGAGATCCGCTGGACCCGCCGCCAGGAGTCCGGCGCGGCCTGACCCGTCCGGTCTCTCGGGGCCCTGAGGCCTCTGAGGCATGACCTGACCCCGGCACGGCCCCTGTTCCGTCACGGCGACCCCGGCGGGGCCCCGGGCTACGGTCGTGGCCCGGCCCCCTGATGCCGGGGTCAGCCGCCGTACAGGTGCCTGAGCGCCAGCGTGAAGGCCAGCAGCACGACCAGCACCACCGCGATGACCATGGGCGACAGCCCGCCGAAACCGTGGTGGTGAAGCCGCTCCCTGCTTTCCCGGCAGACGGGGCAGCGGCCCTCGACCACCGGTGACGCGCACTGAGCGCAGATGAGATGTTCGCAGCTCACAGGGACTCTTCCTCTCCACGAAGATCGCTATACCGGCCCGTTAGCGAGTGTGGAATCGTTTTGTTTCCGTTATGGACGTTCCATGCCAGTGTTACCCCTAGACTGAGCCTCGGCCAACCGGAGCGTCGATCCTTGGTAAAGACCGAGCGACCTCCGGCCGGCAGCAAGGCGATGTGGCCCACTCGGCCACCTCCGCTACCGTCCTAACCCCTAGACTGGCATGCCGTGATGCGCCTGTGATCCATTTCGATAATGTCACCAAGGTCTACAGTAACCAGAACCGGCCCGCCCTCGACCATGTGAGTGTTGACGTCGACAAGGGTGAGTTCGTGTTCCTGGTCGGTCCTTCGGGGTCGGGGAAGTCGACCTTTCTCCGGCTGGTCCTGAAGGAGGAGCGTCCCAACTCCGGGGCGATCCACGTCGCCGGGAAGGATCTGGCGCGCCTGTCGAACTTCAAGGTGCCGCACCTGCGCCGCCGGATCGGCTGCGTGTTCCAGGACTTCCGCCTCCTGCCGAACAAGAACGTGTACGAGAACGTCGCGTTCGCGCTGGAGGTCATCGGCAAGCCCCGGCGGTTCATCCGCAAGGTGGTGCCCGAGGTCGTCGAACTCGTCGGTCTTGAGGGCAAGGCACACCGCATGCCCGACGAGCTGTCCGGCGGCGAGCAGCAGCGGGTCGCCATGGCCCGCGCGTTCGTCAACCGGCCGATGATCCTCCTCGCGGACGAGCCCACGGGCAACATCGACCCCGCGACCAGCATCGGGATCATGAAGGTGCTCGACCGGATCAACCGGACCGGCACCACCGTCGTCATGGCCACCCACGACGCCGCCATCGTCGACTCCATGCGCAAGCGCGTGGTCGAGCTGGAGGACGGCAAGATCGTCCGAGATCAGTCTCGCGGCGTGTACGGCCAGGCGTACTGATCGAGCGAGAACGACAGGGGACTCCCACGCAATGCGGGCAAACTTCATCTTCTCTGAGGTCTGGATCGGCCTTCGCCGCAACCTGACGATGACCATCGCGGTCATCGTCACCGTGGCCATCGGCATGGCTCTGCTCGGCATCGGGCTGATGATCAACGCTCAGGTCAGCAACATGAGCACCTACTGGTCCGACAAGGTCCAGCTCTCGGCGTTCCTGTGCAAGAAGAACGACCCGTTCCAGGCCTGCAAGGGCCGCGGAGCGGTCAGCGCGCAGGAGAAGCAGGCGCTCCAGACGCAGATCCAGAGCATGCCGCAGGTCGACAAGGTCTTCTACGAGGACCAGCAGAAGGCGTTCGAGAACTTCAAGGCCGCCTTCAGCAGCAACAGCGTGTTCCTGTCCGCGGTCAAGGTCGAGGACATGCCGGAGTCGTTCCGGGTGAAGCTCAAGAACCCCGACGACTACAAGGTGGTGTTCGACGCGTTGAGCGGCACCCCCGGCGTGGCCAACGTGGTGAACGACCAGGAGCTTCTCGACAAGTTCTTCGGGTTGATGGGCAAACTCCGGTGGGCCGCGCTCGTGGTGGCGCTCATCCAGGTGTTCGCGGCGATCCTGCTGATCGGCAACACGGTGCGGCTGTCGGCGTACAACCGGCGGCGCGAGACCGGCATCATGCGGCTGGTCGGCGCGTCCAACCTGTACATCCAGCTGCCGTTCGTCATGGAGGGCACCATCGCCGGCCTCATCGGCGGTGTGATCTCCGCGGTCCTGCTGATGTTCGCCAAGATCGTGCTGTTCGACGGCATGCAGAACTACTTCGTGCTGTCCACACAGCTGAGTTGGAGCGACGTCGCACAGGTGATCACGCTCACCACGGTCGTCGGCGTGCTGATCTGTATCCTCGCGTCGTTCGTCACCCTGCGCCGTTACCTTCGGGTCTGACGGTCACCGCCGCACAGTAGGCTCATTGCCATGCCACGCGAGACCGGACGCAAGCTCGTCGCCCAGAACAAGCGGGCCCGGCACGACTTCCACATCGAGGACACCTTCGAGGCCGGGCTCGTCCTCATGGGCACCGAGGTCAAGTCGCTGCGCGCCGGGCGAGCCAGCCTGGCCGACGGCTACGCGCAGGTCAAGGACGACGAGGTGTGGCTGATGAACGTCCACATCCCCGAGTACCACATGGGGACCTGGACCAACCACGCGGCGCGGCGTCCCCGCAAGCTGCTGCTGCACCGCAAGGAGATCGACAAGCTCATCGGCAAGACCAAGGAGTCGGGCCTGACCATCGTCCCGCTCGCGCTGTACTTCAGCGACGGCAAGGCCAAGGTCGAGATCGGCCTGGCCCGCGGCAAGAAGACATGGGACAAACGGCACGACCTCGCCGAGAAGCAGGCGACCCGCGAGATGGCCCGCGCACTGCGGCACCGCAACCGGTGAGGCCCCGGCAGGCCGTGGCGCGGGGCCCCCGTCGGGTCCTCCCCGCACCACGCACGAGTTCCCCGCGCGCCTCGGCGCGCCGGGTGGTGTCGGCCGTGCTCTCGCTGGCCGTGGCCGTCCCGGCGCTCGCGGCGTGCTTCGCCGAGCCGTCACCGCACAACGCCGTCAAGGAGTTCCTCGTCGGCTGGCAGACCGGCGACTACACGGCGGCGGCGCGGCGCACCGACGGCGACCCGAAGCAGGTCGGCCAGGCCCTGGAGAACGTCAAGCTCCAGCTCGACGCCGCCTCCATCAGGTTCTCCCTGCAGGGTGTCACCACCGAAGGCGACAACGCCGACGCGCGGTTCCACGTCGAGGTGGACCTCGGCGACAACAACCCGCTGTGGCTGTACGACAACGACCTGCCGCTCCACCTGGTGGACGGCGAGTGGAAGGTCCGCTGGTCGCCGAGCGTCATCCACCCCGAGCTGCGCGCCGGTCAGCGTTTCGCCGTGGACGCCACCTCCGAGGGCCGCCAGCCCATCCTGGACCGCAACGGCGACCCGCTGCAGGAAGAGGCCACCCTCTACGTCGCCGGCGTCGTCCCGGCCACCCTCAAGGACCGCGAGACGCTGTGCGAGCAGCTCTTCCAGCTCACCGGCTTCGCGCAGGACCGCCTGCTCAGCCGCATCGTGTCCGCGCCGCCGCAGTCGTTCGTGCCGCTCGTCACCTTCGGTCGCGCCAAGTACGCGCAGCTGCGCGACCGCCTCGACGGCATCTCCGGCCTCCAGATCGAGAAGAAGCAGCAGCCGGTCGCCCCCGCGCAGCCCGTCGAGATCATCGGCAAGGTCGGCGCGATCACCGCGGAGACCGAGCAGCAGCTCGGCGGGCCGCAGCGGGCCGGCGACACCCTCGGCCAGGGCGGGCTGCAGAAGGCGTACCAGGACCAGCTCACCGGCTCCACCGGCACCCGGGTCATCACCTACGACCTCAAGAGCGGCGAGCAGGTCGCCGAGCTCGCCAGGTGGGAAGGCCGCCTCAACACCTCGGTGAAGACGACCCTCGACAAGGGGGTGCAGCGCGCCGCCGACGCCGCCGCCGGCGGCTCCTCCGTCCCCTCGCTGCTGGTCGCCGTCAAGGCGTCCACCGGCGACATCCTGGCCGTCGGTTCCCGCCAGCTCCACCAGGAACGCGACGCGCTCGCCGGCCGTTTCCCGCCTGGCACCGCGTTCTCGCTGGTCGCCGCGGACGGCCTGCTCGAAGCCGGGGTGGACCCCGGCCAGAAGGTGCCGTGCCCCCCCGACCGCACCGTAGGCGGCGCTCGCTTCGTGCAGACC
The window above is part of the Sphaerisporangium rubeum genome. Proteins encoded here:
- the prfB gene encoding peptide chain release factor 2, encoding MAAIDPVEEINELTGTLKGIQDVLDLDAMRKQIADLEAQAAAPDLWNDPEQAQKVTSKLSHLQGELNKVEALVRRLEDLPVLFELAEAEDDADTRAEADRELTSLRGDINALEVRTLLSGPYDAREALITINSQAGGVDAADWAQMLMRMYLRWAERKGYSTEVYDTSYAEEAGIKSATFVVKAPYAYGTLRGEHGTHRLVRISPFDNQGRRQTSFAGVDVVPVVEQTDHIDINEDDLRIDVYRSSGPGGQGVNTTDSAVRITHLPTGIVVSCQNERSQLQNRASAMAVLQAKLLERKRQEEAEKMSELRGETTTSWGTQIRNYVLHPYQIVKDLRTSVEAGNPTAVLDGDLDEFIEGEIRWTRRQESGAA
- the ftsE gene encoding cell division ATP-binding protein FtsE — its product is MIHFDNVTKVYSNQNRPALDHVSVDVDKGEFVFLVGPSGSGKSTFLRLVLKEERPNSGAIHVAGKDLARLSNFKVPHLRRRIGCVFQDFRLLPNKNVYENVAFALEVIGKPRRFIRKVVPEVVELVGLEGKAHRMPDELSGGEQQRVAMARAFVNRPMILLADEPTGNIDPATSIGIMKVLDRINRTGTTVVMATHDAAIVDSMRKRVVELEDGKIVRDQSRGVYGQAY
- the ftsX gene encoding permease-like cell division protein FtsX, with amino-acid sequence MRANFIFSEVWIGLRRNLTMTIAVIVTVAIGMALLGIGLMINAQVSNMSTYWSDKVQLSAFLCKKNDPFQACKGRGAVSAQEKQALQTQIQSMPQVDKVFYEDQQKAFENFKAAFSSNSVFLSAVKVEDMPESFRVKLKNPDDYKVVFDALSGTPGVANVVNDQELLDKFFGLMGKLRWAALVVALIQVFAAILLIGNTVRLSAYNRRRETGIMRLVGASNLYIQLPFVMEGTIAGLIGGVISAVLLMFAKIVLFDGMQNYFVLSTQLSWSDVAQVITLTTVVGVLICILASFVTLRRYLRV
- the smpB gene encoding SsrA-binding protein SmpB, which encodes MPRETGRKLVAQNKRARHDFHIEDTFEAGLVLMGTEVKSLRAGRASLADGYAQVKDDEVWLMNVHIPEYHMGTWTNHAARRPRKLLLHRKEIDKLIGKTKESGLTIVPLALYFSDGKAKVEIGLARGKKTWDKRHDLAEKQATREMARALRHRNR
- a CDS encoding penicillin-binding transpeptidase domain-containing protein, with protein sequence MLSLAVAVPALAACFAEPSPHNAVKEFLVGWQTGDYTAAARRTDGDPKQVGQALENVKLQLDAASIRFSLQGVTTEGDNADARFHVEVDLGDNNPLWLYDNDLPLHLVDGEWKVRWSPSVIHPELRAGQRFAVDATSEGRQPILDRNGDPLQEEATLYVAGVVPATLKDRETLCEQLFQLTGFAQDRLLSRIVSAPPQSFVPLVTFGRAKYAQLRDRLDGISGLQIEKKQQPVAPAQPVEIIGKVGAITAETEQQLGGPQRAGDTLGQGGLQKAYQDQLTGSTGTRVITYDLKSGEQVAELARWEGRLNTSVKTTLDKGVQRAADAAAGGSSVPSLLVAVKASTGDILAVGSRQLHQERDALAGRFPPGTAFSLVAADGLLEAGVDPGQKVPCPPDRTVGGARFVQTSAITGTAPTLTTDFAHGCVTALAALARRVDAETLSRSAGRFGIGADWTLPLRSYSGSVPVARTDAAKARVITGQTVRVSPLSMALAAAAVASGTWHPPTLVTSPSAPDLTAEVAPVSPPKPITLDSASLEKLRSMMRSGVTTGAATAAATPGPPVYGVVSTVTYTDKKRQRTLSWFVGWQGDTAIAVLTETPTPTVPAQMAGQFFRSLPAAS